In Phocoena phocoena chromosome 8, mPhoPho1.1, whole genome shotgun sequence, the following are encoded in one genomic region:
- the ASCL3 gene encoding achaete-scute homolog 3 produces MMDNRSYSNLPDKLPVSSDSTHLPLTRSFYRDPMIMFHLYPEGPVPSPYSEDLPLLPFSSDSLIMEDYGEPCAFSFPMPYPNYRRCEDSYRPAFIQKRNERERQRVKCVNEGYAQLRHHLPEEYLEKRLSKVETLRAAIKYINYLQSLLYPDEAEAKNSPRKEPSMMAATSRHTDPIFRII; encoded by the coding sequence ATGATGGACAATAGAAGCTACTCCAATCTGCCAGACAAACTGCCTGTCTCCTCTGATTCCACCCACTTGCCACTGACCAGGTCCTTCTATCGGGACCCCATGATCATGTTCCACCTGTACCCTGAGGGCCCAGTGCCATCTCCTTACTCTGAAGACCTGCCATTGCTGCCTTTTTCCAGTGACTCTCTGATCATGGAAGATTATGGGGAACCCTGCGCCTTCTCCTTCCCAATGCCTTATCCAAATTACAGAAGGTGTGAAGACTCCTACAGGCCAGCCTTTATCCAGAAAAGGAATGAGCGGGAAAGGCAGCGGGTGAAATGTGTCAATGAAGGCTATGCCCAGCTCCGACATCATCTGCCAGAGGAGTACTTGGAGAAACGACTCAGCAAAGTGGAAACCCTCAGAGCCGCAATCAAGTACATTAATTACCTGCAGTCCCTTCTGTACCCTGATGAGGCTGAGGCCAAGAATAGCCCCAGGAAAGAGCCCTCCATGATGGCAGCCACCAGCCGCCACACTGACCCCATTTTCAGAATCATTTGA
- the TMEM9B gene encoding transmembrane protein 9B, protein MATLWAGLLRLGSMLSLSCLALSVLLLVQLSDAAKNSEDVRCKCICPPYKDNSGRIYNKNISQKDCDCLHVVDPMPVRGPDVEAYCLRCECKYEERSSVTIKVTIIIYLSILGLLLLYMVYLTLVEPILKRRLFGHSQLIQSDDDVGDHQPFANAHDVLARSRSRANVLNKVEYAQQRWKLQVQEQRKSVFDRHVVLS, encoded by the exons ATGGCGACCCTGTGGGCCGGCCTCCTTCGTCTCGGCTCCATGCTCAGCCTGTCCTGCCTGGCGCTCTCGGTGCTGCTGCTAGTGCAGCTGTCGGACGCCGCCAAG AATTCTGAGGATGTCCGATGTAAATGTATCTGTCCTCCCTATAAAGATAATTCTGGGCGTATTTATAATAAGAACATATCCCAAAAAGACTG CGATTGCCTTCATGTTGTGGACCCCATGCCTGTGCGGGGGCCTGATGTAGAAGCATACTGTCTACGCTGTGAATGCAAATATGAGGAGAGAAGTTCTGTTACGATCAAG gTTACCATTATTATTTATCTCTCCATTTTGGGCCTTCTGCTTCTGTACATGGTATATCTTACTCTGGTTGAGCCCATACTGAAGAGACGCCTATTTGGACATTCACAATTGATACAGAGCGATGATGATGTTGGG GATCACCAGCCTTTTGCAAATGCCCACGATGTGCTGGCCCGCTCCCGCAGTCGAGCCAATGTGCTGAATAAAGTAGAGTATGCCCAGCAGCGTTGGAAGCTTCAAGTTCAAGAGCAGCGAAAATCCGTCTTTGACCGTCATGTTGTCCTCAGCTAA